From the genome of Halobacterium sp. CBA1132, one region includes:
- a CDS encoding DUF6036 family nucleotidyltransferase, producing MRARFDSSYIRSELERIGEQLDDPLTVFLIGGGAMAFRDLKTTTKDIDLIVASGDDLGQLQAVLLERGYDIVREPDEEYETLGAQRILENNDGCRIDIFNQQVVDKLVLSDGIRKRSERYLDPGNLVVELVSPEDIFLFKAVAGRVDDIEDMFSLLQTDLDFDVVEAELTAQIDLLDQELFVTYVNEALADLTEQHNVTTALHDPVAEITERVYEEFEVLHALDESKSMPTLQQELDYTMGELQDIVSRLEEKDAIERTADRIERLSTTI from the coding sequence ATGAGGGCGCGATTCGACAGTTCGTACATTCGATCGGAACTCGAGCGCATCGGCGAGCAGCTAGACGACCCACTCACCGTCTTCTTGATTGGCGGTGGGGCGATGGCGTTCCGTGATCTCAAGACCACGACCAAGGATATCGATCTCATTGTCGCATCCGGTGATGACCTTGGGCAGCTCCAAGCAGTCCTGCTCGAACGTGGCTACGATATCGTTCGGGAACCGGACGAGGAATACGAAACGCTCGGTGCTCAGCGAATCCTCGAGAACAATGACGGGTGTCGAATCGACATCTTCAATCAACAGGTAGTCGACAAACTGGTTCTTTCCGACGGAATTCGGAAGCGCAGCGAGCGGTACCTCGACCCCGGCAACTTAGTGGTCGAACTCGTGAGCCCAGAGGATATCTTCCTGTTCAAGGCGGTCGCCGGACGAGTGGACGATATCGAAGATATGTTTTCGTTGCTGCAGACTGACCTCGATTTTGACGTTGTCGAAGCAGAACTCACCGCGCAGATCGACCTCTTGGATCAAGAACTGTTCGTCACGTACGTGAACGAGGCGTTGGCGGACCTCACCGAGCAACATAACGTGACGACAGCGCTACATGACCCTGTTGCAGAGATCACAGAGCGCGTCTACGAGGAGTTCGAGGTGCTTCACGCCCTCGACGAATCGAAATCGATGCCCACTCTACAGCAGGAACTCGATTACACTATGGGTGAACTACAGGATATCGTGAGTCGTCTCGAGGAGAAAGACGCAATTGAGAGAACCGCTGATCGCATTGAGCGTCTTTCGACGACGATCTGA
- a CDS encoding winged helix-turn-helix domain-containing protein: MLTEGEIRALTVLHSEQTVSEFATQLDRSLSYTSELVNRLEATGLVETRRKGKTKQIRPSDAKALELLADITQAYSHIEWPELLSGATLRVLYYLETPRVPTELARRANIHRSTVHRALDPLQHRGIIYQTDDDAYALNEGFEQLSTLARELVHHDHRQTVEQHTDTYTILWESLDEFLVQAEDEIADETFLATGPERFQTYDLPLLARDRRYYLYSETMNDLSPATLCCHMLVIDSGARTQSYCLLLLSHVDVDRDELRTQATKYGVDDLVEDLLTYLDTSGDQRASRLPEWEEFQELAEDYGVLA, from the coding sequence ATGCTTACTGAAGGCGAGATCCGCGCGCTCACTGTCCTGCATAGTGAGCAGACCGTCTCCGAATTTGCGACCCAGCTGGACCGCAGTCTCAGCTACACGTCTGAACTCGTCAATCGTCTCGAAGCGACCGGACTCGTCGAGACGCGTCGAAAAGGGAAAACAAAGCAGATCCGGCCATCGGACGCGAAAGCACTCGAACTCCTCGCAGATATCACCCAAGCGTATTCGCACATCGAATGGCCCGAACTGTTGTCGGGCGCGACGCTCCGCGTGCTCTACTATCTTGAAACACCGCGAGTCCCAACGGAGCTCGCACGTCGGGCCAACATTCACCGGAGTACTGTTCATCGCGCCCTCGATCCACTTCAGCATCGAGGGATTATCTACCAGACTGACGACGATGCCTATGCGCTGAACGAGGGATTCGAACAACTGAGTACGCTTGCTCGGGAACTCGTCCACCACGACCATCGCCAGACCGTCGAACAACACACCGACACCTACACGATTCTCTGGGAGTCACTCGACGAGTTCCTCGTGCAGGCCGAAGACGAAATTGCCGACGAGACCTTTCTCGCGACGGGGCCAGAGCGTTTCCAGACGTATGACCTGCCACTTCTGGCCCGCGACCGTCGGTACTACCTCTATTCGGAGACGATGAATGATCTCTCACCGGCGACGCTGTGCTGTCATATGCTCGTGATCGATTCGGGAGCGCGGACGCAGTCATACTGCCTGCTCTTGCTCAGCCACGTTGATGTCGACCGTGACGAGCTGCGTACCCAAGCCACAAAGTACGGCGTCGACGATCTCGTCGAGGACTTGCTCACGTATCTCGACACGAGTGGCGATCAGCGGGCATCTCGCCTTCCCGAGTGGGAGGAGTTCCAAGAATTGGCTGAGGATTACGGGGTGTTAGCATGA